From the genome of Cytophagales bacterium, one region includes:
- a CDS encoding exodeoxyribonuclease VII large subunit, which yields MPQHIKLSELVYLIEDTLYEKFDNKLFWIVAETSDIRNYYQKGWCFLKLLEKDSPPLTPSPPKSPQRGDFPTPLPKGKWDSKSDGKVPPSGRTMSSGHRASIAGGRGAGRGAVIAQIEAVIWRQNYHIIGNFESVTGRKFEKNIEVLLKVRVTFSAKYGRLNLEILEIDHSYTLGKIELEKQEILDKLVKDNPKTVSCVDGEYFTFNKKLQLPIVIQKIALISAPNSDGYNDFVHELTANRNGYKFFIDDYLTQIQGQNADQLIIGQLEKIIGSTIKYDVVVIVRGGGSQLDFRSFDTYNIGKTIAGYTIPVITGIGHERNVSIADLMSNLSVKTPTKAAAEIIAHNQLFEEQIIGLKTRLFESTADRLIKNRDALNEITLQFKSTTKNFLTLSKYKLDNFVTIVRHLNPNNVLARGYAVVLFKNKILTNPDLLKLGSDMKTILKNSIIESRITKKILATKAQRHKETQR from the coding sequence ATGCCCCAACACATTAAACTCTCAGAATTAGTTTACTTAATTGAAGACACGCTTTACGAGAAGTTCGACAATAAACTATTTTGGATCGTTGCCGAAACTTCCGATATAAGAAATTACTATCAAAAAGGATGGTGTTTTTTGAAATTATTAGAAAAAGACAGCCCCCCCCTAACTCCAAGCCCCCCTAAATCCCCCCAAAGGGGGGACTTCCCAACCCCACTTCCCAAAGGAAAATGGGATAGCAAAAGCGATGGAAAAGTCCCCCCTTCGGGGAGGACGATGTCCAGTGGACATCGGGCCAGCATTGCGGGAGGCAGGGGGGCTGGTAGGGGGGCTGTTATCGCTCAGATTGAAGCGGTGATCTGGAGACAGAACTATCACATTATCGGAAATTTTGAAAGCGTAACCGGAAGAAAGTTTGAAAAAAATATAGAGGTCCTTTTAAAGGTCAGGGTGACTTTTTCAGCTAAATACGGACGGCTGAACCTTGAAATACTCGAGATTGACCATTCCTATACATTAGGCAAAATTGAGCTTGAAAAACAGGAAATATTAGACAAATTAGTCAAAGATAATCCCAAAACAGTTTCCTGTGTTGACGGGGAATACTTTACTTTTAATAAAAAACTTCAGCTTCCAATAGTTATACAAAAAATTGCATTGATCTCCGCACCCAATTCTGATGGCTATAATGACTTTGTCCACGAGCTTACAGCCAACAGGAATGGTTACAAATTTTTTATTGATGATTATTTAACGCAAATACAGGGACAAAATGCTGATCAATTAATAATCGGCCAATTAGAAAAGATCATAGGATCAACAATCAAATATGATGTGGTGGTAATTGTAAGAGGTGGCGGCTCCCAGCTTGATTTCCGCTCTTTTGATACATATAACATCGGGAAAACCATTGCGGGTTACACTATTCCGGTGATAACAGGTATCGGGCACGAGAGAAATGTAAGTATTGCAGACCTGATGTCTAACCTTTCGGTGAAAACACCAACAAAAGCAGCAGCAGAGATCATTGCACATAATCAGCTTTTTGAAGAACAAATTATTGGATTAAAAACCCGCTTATTTGAAAGTACAGCAGATCGGCTTATTAAAAATAGAGATGCATTAAATGAAATTACTTTGCAGTTTAAATCCACCACGAAAAATTTTCTGACGCTGAGCAAATATAAGCTTGATAATTTTGTTACAATTGTAAGGCATTTAAACCCAAACAATGTACTGGCAAGGGGCTATGCAGTTGTTTTGTTCAAAAATAAAATATTAACAAACCCTGACTTATTAAAATTGGGTTCGGATATGAAGACCATTCTAAAAAATAGTATAATTGAAAGCAGAATAACAAAAAAAATCCTTGCCACCAAGGCACAAAGACACAAAGAAACACAAAGATAA
- a CDS encoding T9SS type A sorting domain-containing protein, producing MNNYKPKRLFYLSLFLIISVGYSFTVTAQSDIFVPFDETQLSGSQLNLLNPIQQNPTTSRHRCAEINFGLLNQDTITLNLFSDVNIVAIKDRKEIRSDNDFTWFGTIQDTTGSIILVVQGSDITGTVRVNTDLYRITPLGNGVQAIIQVDQNFFPENHPPEFEIIQNQINPIIPPSQASIDDCQIRLLVAYTASVAAAVGNIFSLIQLAVDETNQSFVNSGVTHRVRLVRSYQVSYTETGLSTDLTRFRTPSDGFMDEIHTLRDIYSADICVLIENEPTYCGIASAILANTSTAFCIVHYTCATGYYSFGHEIGHLHGCRHNTEIDANTTPYAYGHGYCYPTDSWRTIMSYGCPGTTSRIQYWSNPGVTYGGVAMGTTSTQDNARVLDETSVTVSEFITTPTNLTISNETVSADMIAHASATNTLTIETNNIIENGASVTYRAGQEIIITDLIVEGELYAFIGTCADDPILRVAGSNNEIENLSNNNNEFIIKNDPEKFLENNLLINYPNPFNTNTIIEYLIKNSGLIKLSIFNIFGKEVATIIDKDYQQRGRYKVDFDATNLPNGIYYYTLKTSNNLLSKTMIKLN from the coding sequence ATGAACAATTATAAGCCCAAAAGACTTTTTTATTTATCACTCTTTTTGATAATAAGTGTCGGATATTCATTTACTGTAACGGCTCAAAGCGATATTTTTGTCCCTTTTGACGAAACACAACTTTCCGGAAGCCAACTTAATCTTTTAAATCCCATCCAACAAAATCCTACAACATCTCGCCATAGATGTGCTGAGATTAATTTTGGGCTATTAAATCAAGATACTATTACCCTAAATCTCTTTTCCGACGTAAACATTGTTGCAATTAAAGACAGGAAAGAAATTAGAAGTGACAATGACTTTACTTGGTTTGGTACTATACAAGATACCACAGGTAGCATAATCCTTGTGGTCCAAGGTAGTGATATCACAGGTACAGTTAGAGTTAATACAGATTTGTACCGGATTACACCACTGGGAAATGGTGTTCAGGCTATAATTCAAGTGGATCAAAATTTCTTTCCTGAAAATCATCCGCCTGAATTTGAAATTATTCAAAACCAGATAAACCCGATTATTCCACCCAGCCAAGCAAGTATTGATGATTGTCAAATTAGACTACTGGTTGCTTATACAGCTTCAGTTGCCGCCGCAGTAGGAAATATATTTTCGCTCATACAACTGGCAGTTGATGAAACAAATCAATCCTTTGTTAATAGCGGTGTAACGCATCGTGTCAGACTTGTTCGTAGTTATCAAGTTAGTTATACGGAGACTGGTCTAAGCACAGATTTGACCAGATTCAGAACCCCCTCGGATGGCTTTATGGATGAGATTCATACATTGAGAGATATTTATTCTGCAGATATTTGTGTTCTAATAGAGAATGAACCAACATATTGTGGAATAGCTTCTGCTATTCTCGCAAACACAAGTACCGCTTTTTGTATCGTTCACTATACCTGTGCCACGGGTTACTATTCTTTTGGACATGAAATAGGTCACCTTCATGGATGCAGGCATAATACTGAAATTGATGCCAATACAACACCTTATGCCTATGGACACGGATATTGTTATCCTACTGACAGTTGGAGAACTATTATGTCATACGGATGCCCTGGCACCACCTCAAGAATTCAATATTGGTCTAATCCAGGTGTTACTTATGGCGGCGTTGCCATGGGTACTACCAGTACGCAAGACAATGCAAGGGTACTGGACGAAACATCTGTTACTGTATCCGAATTCATCACCACTCCAACTAACTTAACGATTTCTAATGAGACTGTTTCTGCTGACATGATTGCACATGCTTCAGCTACAAACACCTTAACAATAGAAACAAATAATATTATCGAAAATGGAGCATCAGTGACTTATCGTGCTGGACAAGAAATAATTATTACAGATTTAATTGTTGAAGGTGAACTTTATGCTTTTATAGGTACATGTGCTGATGATCCTATTCTCAGAGTTGCTGGATCAAATAATGAGATAGAAAATTTATCTAATAATAACAATGAATTTATTATTAAAAATGATCCTGAAAAATTTTTAGAAAATAATCTTCTAATTAATTATCCAAATCCATTTAATACAAATACAATTATTGAATATTTAATTAAAAATTCTGGTCTAATTAAACTTAGTATATTTAATATATTTGGTAAAGAAGTTGCAACCATAATAGATAAGGATTACCAACAAAGAGGTAGATATAAAGTTGATTTTGATGCTACAAACCTACCTAATGGTATATATTATTATACTCTTAAAACATCAAATAATTTGCTGTCTAAAACAATGATTAAACTAAATTAA